The genomic window AACCTTGAAAGATGTTTGAGGTTTGAAATTTATATGATTTGAACATAATTTTTCTTATGATTAGTAACATGGTAGTTTCAAGAGGTGATTTAGATTATTTATGTCGAAACTCCAAATGTTCTGTACCAAACCTTCAATAGATGTCTTTCTGAAGGTTAACTTGTTTTGAGAATACTAACTGATCTGTTTATGTTAACCAGATAATTGTCTGCAACTTAATGTTCGAATATGAATACAAAGTAAGAAGAAGCCACCATGCAGTAGAATAACTGGACTTCAggtattattttgtaaaatatctATGCCCTCATGCAAGCTTCCAATCATTCAAAAGTTAACAGaggaattattttgtaaaatatctATGCCTTCAAGCAAGCTTCCAATCATTCAAAAGTTAACAGAGGAATTATTTTGTAGTTTTCTCCTGGGGACCCTGATTTATTGATGGTCAGTTCTGCTGATTCACAAGTTCGAATCCTCAATGGTATTGACATGGTATGCAAATTTCGAGGTAGGTAGTTGTTTTTCCCTGATTTAATTGTATGTTAGATCGAAAGTTAGTTGCCAATTTGGTAATTTCATGAAGAACAAAGAATGGATGATgcggaaaaaaaaatgaaactagaGTTCTATTTTCCGGTCATCCCAATTTGAGGAAATTTGTTAGGCGAAATTTGGTTGTTTTGGTTCACTTTGTAACTTGCCTTGGTAACAACCTTTTGGAAAGGGTAGAATAAAAGCCTACTTCACTCACATTATACTTTACGGTTAATCTTAACACCATACAATATGCTTTAAACTCTAATCAAGATGACTCTATTATCACTCTTGAGTTGCCTTCTCTATATATAGGTCTGCACAATGCAGGGAGCTAGATATCTGCGGTATTCACCTCAGATGGAATGCGGATTGTTTCAGCAAGTGAGGATTCTAATGTCTATGTGTGGACTATATTAACCAGGATGGGCCAGTGTCCCACTCAAAGAAGAATCGGTCTTGTGAACgtttttcacaatttcttctcaaatagcatcctgttGGAGGCGATTTCCCACTATTTgaccagaaacgtcaactcgaaaaaaaaatttcgggacccctaacccctaaaaaGCCAAAAAACCCAAACGTAAAATCAGGTCAAAATCGCGTCCCAAGGATCGCGCTACGTGTCAGGAcatcgcggccacgtcagcgcgacctgctaaCGTGACCACGATGtcctgacacgtaccctgacatcgcgcttacGTGGCCGCAATTTCACAGAAAATGacccattccgataaataattaaaaaatcggcccatttcgataaatttaaaaaaaaatagattttttttggtaaaatagtCGTAAAGATGAGGATTTCCGATTCTAGTGGAACAGTTTTCCACAAATCTGTTGTTTCAATGTCTCAATCAATCCCACCAAATGGCAGCTAGGTGTCATCTTTCATTAAATGTTCAACGCATTATCTGAAGCTTAAATTTATTGCTTTTTATTTCTTCATGCAAATCCTTAGATTGGGGCAActgaaaagaacaaaaataataaaccctgTTCCAATTTCAAAAGCATGCTTTAAAGATTTGATTTGCTTTCCatatttttaaacttaattaaaccCTTACATGGACTTGATTTTTCTGCCTTGtattatattatttgtatttccttttaataatttaatgctattttaatatttcatattaaattttagtatttttaaaatccaacaTGAAAATACTGAATTCTGTACCCTCCTGGCTTCCTAGCATCACTCATTTTCAACCAACACCAATACAAGGGTAACCCAACCTAATTAGCTTAATCCGTAAATAACTCGAGTTGGTGTTAAAATTCAACATTTAAGCTTAATTCGAGAGTTTAGTGGAAATCATGGATTTGTCCCCTTCCCAAATTTAAAAAGGGATAAAAGCCACAATCTAGCAGTCCTTTTCTTCTAATATCTACATCCTCCCTGCTTTCCCACCAAGAGAAAATGCCAAAACTTGCACTAATACCACCACATGATCACCACCGACACCACCGGCAGCTCCTCCTCATCTTCCTCCTTATCTCTGCCACCACTGCTGCCCCTGCCTCCGCTACCACAAATTATCAAGTATTCAAGGAAGCTCCACAATTTTACAACTCTCCAACCTGCCCTTCCATTCACACCAATGGAATGTGCTGTGATCAAGCTGTTCATGTAGCAATGACCCTAGATACAGCCTACTTACGTGGCTTAATGGCCGCCATTTTATCCATCCTCCAACATTCTTCTTGCCCTCAAAACATCCTCTTCCACTTCATTGCCTCCGCCACTGCCAACCACCAACACTTCCGCTACACAATCTCCCGCGCTTTCCCTGCCCTCGTCTTCCAAATCTACCCATACGACTCCAAAGCACTGTCAGGCCTCATTTCCACTTCCATCCGCTCAGCACTCGACTGCCCTCTCAACTACGCTCGCAACTACCTCCCCAACCTCCTCCCTCGTTGCCTCCGCCGAGTCGTTTACTTAGACTCTGACCTCGTCCTCGTCGACGACATGGCTAAACTCGCCGCAACACCACTGGGAGATAGCTCGGTTTTAGCAGCACCCGAGTATTGCAACGCCAACTTCACCTCCTACTTCACCCCAACTTTCTGGTCAAACCCTACTTTATCTTTAACATTTTCGGGCCGCAAAGCTTGTTATTTCAACACTGGGGTGATGGTGATAGATTTACAAAGATGGCGTGCAGGAGATTACACTACAGAGATTGTAGAATGGATGGAGCTTCAAAAGAGAATGAGGATATACGAGTTAGGGTCTTTGCCACCCTTCTTGCTTGTGTTTGCAGGCAACATAGCGCCTGTTGATCATAGATGGAACCAACATGGGCTTGGAGGGGACAATTACAGAGGATTGTGTAGAGACTTACATCCTGGTCCGACTAGTTTGTTGCATTGGAGTGGGAAAGGGAAGCCATGGGCGAGACTAGATGCTAACAGACCTTGTCCCTTGGATGCTTTTTGGGCTCCTTACGATTTGCTGCAAACATCCTCTGCTTTGGAGTCTTAAAAATATTGGTGTATATCATACCAATAAATCTTTCTTTTTGTTGTTGCTATTTTTTGTCTATATGTGTATATGGGAAAAATATGATCTCAGAGTCAGCTTTCTGAAGAAGAGAAATTATCAAGATGATCTTCCCTTTCTccattttcattatatattttgaagGCCTGTAGTGTAGGCTGCCTTTTGTGGGACAAAGCCTTGAGATTTTCGGATTGAAACGGATAATATGTTACATAAAATTTTCCATAGGTGGAGCACTAGAGAACCAACCGAGCACACCagttaataaaaattacaagttCAGTTTGTTGATTGAAGTGATCTTCCTACAGAAAGAGAAGCTtatactactactactactactactactactactactactactactactaccaCCACCATACTAGCGAGATACAAACAGCAACTTGTCCCCTAAAGATTTCAGTCATTTAGATTCTTTTACTTGCATCCATGTGATCTCCATAATCTTCTGCATCACTGTTAACTGTGTCTCTGAAAAAGGAGTAATACATATACTGTAATATGATCTGTTATAAACAATGTTAAGGTTTAATGTTTGTGTAAGCAGAAATTGTTGTAAGAAAATCAACAAGGATACAACTAAGTCGAGTGCCACGCAAATTGCAGCATCCAGCAGCCATGGCATGTTAGGCTTAATGTTTTCCCATTCACTGGTTCTCACTAGAATACTGTGAAAAACATTCAAGGCAAAGCTTGACATAATCATACAACACGGTACCTAAAATTGTAAAATCAATGTCTAAAAAACCGGAATCGATGTCAAAGAACTGTGAGAGCTCCAGCCACCGGTTCAACAGATCATTTTTTTTTTACAGCGGTGAgtgaaataaatagaaaagtCTGAGGCAGAGCTAACCTTGCCACATATGTAGCATTAGCTATCAGTGCAAAGATGAACATGAGAGGATTCAAGCCCTATATGATTTCCACTCATTTAGTcaaattcaatatatttatatatagttaaGAGTTAATAGTACTACCTCAACACTGCCTCTTTTGATCTGGTCAACAAAAGCAAATCATTTGGTAAGTAACCAAAACGACtataatgagaaaaaaaaatgcatGGTTTTTATGAATTTAGCTCAATGCTTACATTTAACCATATCTGAGGGATTCGGCCGCCCATGTATATGGCGGCCATTAGCCATCCCAGCCACTGCCCAAAGGTGCTGTGGCTCATACTGTGTTCCTGCAACAGAGACTGATGGTTTTAAGTTATTTGCAGTTGCATGGGTCGACGTCGATCTTTGTCGAATTCGAGTTAGAATTAACCAGGAACGGTACATGTAATAGTCTTCGACTGGTAAAGCCAGATCTTGCTTCCATCCATGCCTTACTTCCTAAAGGCAAGTTGATTGAGGCAGCTAGAAATGTACCATAATTTGCAACCTGATCATTCATACGGAATTTACACTAAAAAAACCGAACAAAAGTTGgatattttaagtttttgaaaCATCAAAGCGGGTTCAAGGCTCACGGATCTTGGGATTGGCCTAGGTTGAGTGGCGGACTTTTTGGATGAAACATGAGCTGATTCATCTTCTGAGGAGGAACCACTGTCGAGTTCCATAGCTGAAGGGCCACTTTTAGCTGCTCTCATATATGTTCGGATAGGTGGAGTGCCACTGCCAGCCAAAGATCTAGCCGACCTGAAAATAATGTAATATACTGTAATTAATGTCTCACAATACAACAAAAAGTGAGTTTTGAGGTTATTAAGAATAGCATACATGTAGTAATACTCCCTGCGAGGATTGGGTTTTTGTGAGGCCCTAGGAATGGGAATGCCTGAGCCAGGTTTCCCAGCCTTCAATGGTTTTTTCTCATCTTCAACCTAACATTTTAAATACACAACATATTCATGAATCCATCTCTGTCACAAACACCATTTCTCATCTGTACAAAAATGAAGTGAAAGACAATAATGTTCAACCAAAATTACAGGGTGTTTACCATGTTGTCAGCTTTGATCCGTCTACATTTCCACCACCTATAGATATAATCATAGTATATACTTTCAAGTACTAGAACCACAGTACTAGCTGTATAGAGCTGACAAGCAAAATCAGGCAATTAGGTTTGGAAGTGCCAATGCAACCCAAAGTATGGGTTATGAACCGAATGGGCTCGGTACAACTTTGAACAATAGACCCATGATGTTGACAATGACTTGGGTTAGATCGTTTTACTTTGACCGAAATGGTTCTTCAAGAATAGTCCTTAAGTGCAATAATAAATAGAAGAAGGGTTCATTAATGAAATGAAACATGTAAAACCTAGACTGTCAGTAGCGAACCAGAGCAGTGTAGAACTGAGTTGGCAACTGCATCCACAAAATTCAATTAGTCTcgttaatcttttttttttttcatatgaaaGATAGCATTTTTGTTGATAAAACAAAGTCATGGTTAAATCCAATAAAgcccgaggaaaagaaaaagagagctcACCGTTGCAGGTTCCAGAAGGCATCCAACAAGGTTGAACACATCACTGCAACACCAAACAAAGATGAACGATAGTCATGATAAAGCATAAACAAGACAGGAATTTATATATGATGACGAACATTCTATGTatcattaaagaaaagaaaacgagAGTGATAATATGGTTTTTCTTTTTGGAGGAGAAGAAGGAATCAAACCCAACAACCCAAGTGaggagaaaaagaagggaaaCTCCATGGCTGGACTTGGTTTTGAAGTTGGTGATGATTTGAGGGATATCTGCAACTCCCCAGCAGACAAGACTAGTTAACCCAAAACCAAAAGACAAATCATCCTTTAGATTGCAAAGACAGTCTTTGAAATATCTCTCAACCCACACATTGCAGGGCTTGTTTTCCTTAACACAGTAAGCTTGAGACTGAGACataccaaaacaaaacaaaaaaagaaaatactgCAAAAAAAACTAGGTAAGTTGATGAGTTTTGTGGAAAGAAGAGCCTATATATATCCAAAAGTTGGTTCAATTAGTATTAGTAAATAGAAAGACCAGAAAtcacttaaaattatttatgtcCTTTTAAGAGTGAAGCGAAAGGACTTCAACGCTCTCTCTCTTCTCTTCCTCTTTCTCGTATGCATATTCTTATCCTGGATGCTTTTACATTCAATCTTCAACTTTTTCACACAGAAAAACCACTTTTGATTTCTTGTATGAATCTTATGAAAGCATATTCCTGTCATTCATCGATGCATGATTGCATGTAAAAACTTCATGGACGGTTCAAATTCATCAGTGCTGCAACAAAGGAAAATGAGACAATATTGAATGTGTCAGAATATGATGACATTTTTATGTCATGGTAGATATAATATGGATACATGTATATCCATATCCTTTTCTAAATATAACATTtggtttttgtgttttttttttaaatttaatatttgagtttaattttaatgtttaatttgatatttaaattaaattaacgaCATTATGAGTTCCAATGAATGTTTGGCATGAGTGCTTTAGTAAAAAAACATAAGTACTTAATTGGGACAAAGAAAAAAACCCaggtaccaaattaaacattaaaattaaacttaGGTAGAGAAGCAAAACTCGATTCTAttcgaaaaaattaatttttttcctaatttctaCTTAATCAAATGaagttatttgagttattcaatttttttttgaataaacttgaataagtaatttgattttttgatttcgagttgaattttacaactcGAATAACAAATTGATGTAAATATCTATTGGTTCCTTTTTGAAAATGTGCAATTTGGCCCCtctcaaaaaattcaaaataatcttaaaaaatattttttcaaaaaaaattataaatatatataattcaaaaaatttaagaaaatattatttgTGTAACCAACTTCAGCTAGATAATGACAATCTATATTAAGAAAACACTATTTATCAATCTCTTGTTTTCAATATTAgtatgatctaaaataataattcaacttCCTCCATGTCTatactttaccatgaggaacttttagtcaaTGTCTCCTAGTAATAGCATCTCGAAGAACTCGTCCATCAACaacagaaccttcccaaccaggaagaacataaataAATCGCATATCAtgtgtacaaacacctaacatatttgttgttATGTCACCTTTTCGAGTTCGATACCTAGATTTATCAACTaatggaaccctaatcttgatatAGGTTCCATCTAAAGCACTTAAGCAATTctacaaataaattaaaaggtcAACTTAGGATACTCTATTGAAATCTAAATCAAGTGAATTActtctaaataatatatatacccaCTCCAATACCTTGAACTATTTACATCTTGTGTTTGTAGAATTAGTTGGTACTGGCTCTagctttttaaataacacatcttgtaagtgTATCACACCATTTAATACATTGTGAAATGATCTACTAGCGATTTCTCTAGACCTATTAAAGTGATTCTTGAGAACTTGATTTTTAAGATGATGGGCGATAACATGTAAGAACATTCTCACTTGCTCATCTACAAGCATGTTCCTTGATGACTTCAACCCTCCTAAAGCTTTTAACATctcacataatttaaataaaaagaaacaaatctATTCAtcttaacttgttcaatacaagtctcgtcactagcatgtACAAGTCGCTTCACATAATCcttttaagtataaaaattaaaaatatatgatcTAATCATTGGTCTATAAGTTAATAGGCTAGAGACGACACCCAACATAACTAAGAACCAACTCACAACTGTACGCATTTGCAACCATATTGTCCatgcaagaccaattcttttCCACCTCTCactttgtactattaaaggcaaacaaaccattactacaagatattaaagtgttacatatcttcaaatcatactataaattaatctcaaaatgGAATGTGAtgcataaatttaaattatgattaacaAATGAGAATTAAACAACACAAGAATGTGATGCATATATTTGATCAGTAGCTTGTCctattcaatttcataacataATGGGCAATAAATCCCCATAATTGTGTTGAACATCATTTTTA from Gossypium hirsutum isolate 1008001.06 chromosome D12, Gossypium_hirsutum_v2.1, whole genome shotgun sequence includes these protein-coding regions:
- the LOC107945673 gene encoding probable galacturonosyltransferase-like 1, giving the protein MPKLALIPPHDHHRHHRQLLLIFLLISATTAAPASATTNYQVFKEAPQFYNSPTCPSIHTNGMCCDQAVHVAMTLDTAYLRGLMAAILSILQHSSCPQNILFHFIASATANHQHFRYTISRAFPALVFQIYPYDSKALSGLISTSIRSALDCPLNYARNYLPNLLPRCLRRVVYLDSDLVLVDDMAKLAATPLGDSSVLAAPEYCNANFTSYFTPTFWSNPTLSLTFSGRKACYFNTGVMVIDLQRWRAGDYTTEIVEWMELQKRMRIYELGSLPPFLLVFAGNIAPVDHRWNQHGLGGDNYRGLCRDLHPGPTSLLHWSGKGKPWARLDANRPCPLDAFWAPYDLLQTSSALES
- the LOC107945671 gene encoding uncharacterized protein isoform X1 — encoded protein: MSQSQAYCVKENKPCNVWVERYFKDCLCNLKDDLSFGFGLTSLVCWGVADIPQIITNFKTKSSHGVSLLFLLTWVVGDVFNLVGCLLEPATLPTQFYTALLYTASTVVLVLESIYYDYIYRWWKCRRIKADNMVEDEKKPLKAGKPGSGIPIPRASQKPNPRREYYYMSARSLAGSGTPPIRTYMRAAKSGPSAMELDSGSSSEDESAHVSSKKSATQPRPIPRSVANYGTFLAASINLPLGSKAWMEARSGFTSRRLLHSLLQEHSMSHSTFGQWLGWLMAAIYMGGRIPQIWLNIKRGSVEGLNPLMFIFALIANATYVASILVRTSEWENIKPNMPWLLDAAICVALDLVVSLLIFLQQFLLTQTLNLNIVYNRSYYSICITPFSETQLTVMQKIMEITWMQVKESK
- the LOC107945671 gene encoding uncharacterized protein isoform X6; the protein is MEFPFFFSSLGDVFNLVGCLLEPATLPTQFYTALLYTASTVVLVLESIYYDYIYRWWKCRRIKADNMVEDEKKPLKAGKPGSGIPIPRASQKPNPRREYYYMSARSLAGSGTPPIRTYMRAAKSGPSAMELDSGSSSEDESAHVSSKKSATQPRPIPRSVANYGTFLAASINLPLGSKAWMEARSGFTSRRLLHEHSMSHSTFGQWLGWLMAAIYMGGRIPQIWLNIKRGSVEGLNPLMFIFALIANATYVASILVRTSEWENIKPNMPWLLDAAICVALDLVVSLLIFLQQFLLTQTLNLNIVYNRSYYSICITPFSETQLTVMQKIMEITWMQVKESK
- the LOC107945671 gene encoding probable vacuolar amino acid transporter YPQ1 isoform X2, whose amino-acid sequence is MSQSQAYCVKENKPCNVWVERYFKDCLCNLKDDLSFGFGLTSLVCWGVADIPQIITNFKTKSSHGVSLLFLLTWVVGDVFNLVGCLLEPATLPTQFYTALLYTASTVVLVLESIYYDYIYRWWKCRRIKADNMVEDEKKPLKAGKPGSGIPIPRASQKPNPRREYYYMSARSLAGSGTPPIRTYMRAAKSGPSAMELDSGSSSEDESAHVSSKKSATQPRPIPRSVANYGTFLAASINLPLGSKAWMEARSGFTSRRLLHEHSMSHSTFGQWLGWLMAAIYMGGRIPQIWLNIKRGSVEGLNPLMFIFALIANATYVASILVRTSEWENIKPNMPWLLDAAICVALDLVVSLLIFLQQFLLTQTLNLNIVYNRSYYSICITPFSETQLTVMQKIMEITWMQVKESK
- the LOC107945671 gene encoding uncharacterized protein isoform X5, which gives rise to MEFPFFFSSLGDVFNLVGCLLEPATLPTQFYTALLYTASTVVLVLESIYYDYIYRWWKCRRIKADNMVEDEKKPLKAGKPGSGIPIPRASQKPNPRREYYYMSARSLAGSGTPPIRTYMRAAKSGPSAMELDSGSSSEDESAHVSSKKSATQPRPIPRSVANYGTFLAASINLPLGSKAWMEARSGFTSRRLLHSLLQEHSMSHSTFGQWLGWLMAAIYMGGRIPQIWLNIKRGSVEGLNPLMFIFALIANATYVASILVRTSEWENIKPNMPWLLDAAICVALDLVVSLLIFLQQFLLTQTLNLNIVYNRSYYSICITPFSETQLTVMQKIMEITWMQVKESK
- the LOC107945671 gene encoding probable vacuolar amino acid transporter YPQ1 isoform X4; translation: MSQSQAYCVKENKPCNVWVERYFKDCLCNLKDDLSFGFGLTSLVCWGVADIPQIITNFKTKSSHGVSLLFLLTWVVGDVFNLVGCLLEPATLPTQFYTALLYTASTVVLVLESIYYDYIYRWWKCRRIKADNMVEDEKKPLKAGKPGSGIPIPRASQKPNPRREYYYMSARSLAGSGTPPIRTYMRAAKSGPSAMELDSGSSSEDESAHVSSKKSATQPRPIPRSVANYGTFLAASINLPLGSKAWMEARSGFTSRRLLHEHSMSHSTFGQWLGWLMAAIYMGGRIPQIWLNIKRGSVEGLNPLMFIFALIANATYVASILVRTSEWENIKPNMPWLLDAAICVALDLVIILQYMYYSFFRDTVNSDAEDYGDHMDASKRI
- the LOC107945671 gene encoding uncharacterized protein isoform X3; the protein is MSQSQAYCVKENKPCNVWVERYFKDCLCNLKDDLSFGFGLTSLVCWGVADIPQIITNFKTKSSHGVSLLFLLTWVVGDVFNLVGCLLEPATLPTQFYTALLYTASTVVLVLESIYYDYIYRWWKCRRIKADNMVEDEKKPLKAGKPGSGIPIPRASQKPNPRREYYYMSARSLAGSGTPPIRTYMRAAKSGPSAMELDSGSSSEDESAHVSSKKSATQPRPIPRSVANYGTFLAASINLPLGSKAWMEARSGFTSRRLLHSLLQEHSMSHSTFGQWLGWLMAAIYMGGRIPQIWLNIKRGSVEGLNPLMFIFALIANATYVASILVRTSEWENIKPNMPWLLDAAICVALDLVIILQYMYYSFFRDTVNSDAEDYGDHMDASKRI